A region of Mesoplodon densirostris isolate mMesDen1 chromosome 11, mMesDen1 primary haplotype, whole genome shotgun sequence DNA encodes the following proteins:
- the FAM118A gene encoding protein FAM118A isoform X6: MDSVEKTTNRSEQKSRKFLKSLIRKQPQELLLVIGTGVSAAVAPGIPALCSWRSCIEAIIEAAEQLEVLHPGDVAEFRRKVTKDGDLLVVAHDLIRKMSPRTGDCKPNFFQDCLLEVFDNLEQHIQSPLVLQAILSLMERGAMVLTTNYDNLLEIFGQQRNKPMESLDLKDKTKVLQWARGHIRYGVLHIHGLYTDPCGMVLDLSGYKDVTQDPEVMEVLQNLYRTKSFLFVGCGETLRDQIFQALFLYSVPNKVDLEHYMVVLKENEDHFFKHQADMLLHGIKVVSYGDCFDYFPGYVQDLATQICKQRSPDADRVDSTTLFGNACQDCAKRKLEENGIEVSKKLRQSDTDDAGGS; this comes from the exons ATGGATTCCGTGGAAAAGACAACAAACAGAAGTGAACAAAAATCAAG aaagtttttaaaaagcctcaTCCGGAAACAGCCCCAGGAACTGCTCCTGGTCATCGGGACGGGAGTCAGTGCCGCCGTGGCCCCAGGGATCCCCGCCCTGTGCTCGTGGAGGAGCTGCATCGAGGCCATCATCGAGGCCGCGGAGCAGCTCGAGGTGCTGCACCCCGGGGATGTGGCCGAGTTCCGCAGGAAGGTGACCAAGGACGGGGACCTGCTGGTTGTCGCCCATGACCTGATCCGGAAGATGTCCCCT CGCACGGGCGACTGCAAGCCCAACTTCTTCCAGGACTGCCTGCTGGAGGTTTTTGACAACCTGGAGCAGCACATCCAGAGCCCGCTGGTGCTGCAGGCCATCCTCAGCCTGATGGAGAGGGGCGCCATGGTGCTGACCACCAACTACGACAACCTGCTGGAGATCTTCGGGCAGCAGCGCAACAAGCCCATGGAGTCTCTGGATCTGAAGGACAAGACCAAG GTCCTTCAGTGGGCTAGAGGACACATCAGATACGGAGTTCTTCACATTCACGGCTTATACACAGATCCCTGCGGGATGGTGTTGGACCTGTCGGGATATAAAGACGTTACTCAAGACCCAGAAGTCATG GAAGTTCTTCAGAACTTGTACCGCACCAAATCTTTTCTGTTTGTGGGCTGTGGAGAGACCCTTCGTGATCAGATATTCCAGGCCCTCTTCCTTTATTCGGTGCCGAACAAGGTGGATTTGGAGCACTACATGGTTGTGCTCAAGGAGAACGAAGACCATTTCTTTAAGCATCAGGCAGACATGCTTCTGCATGGGATCAAAGTCGTGTCCTACGGGGACTGTTTTGACTATTTTCCGGGGTACGTGCAAGACCTTGCCACTCAGATCTGCAAACAGCGAAGTCCAG ATGCCGATCGAGTGGACAGCACCACGTTGTTCG GTAATGCATGCCAGGACTGTGCAAAGAGGAAGTTAGAAGAAAATGGAATTGAAGTTTCAAAGAAACTCAGACAATCAGATACTG ATGATGCTGGAGGGTCTTGA
- the FAM118A gene encoding protein FAM118A isoform X3, whose protein sequence is MDSVEKTTNRSEQKSRKFLKSLIRKQPQELLLVIGTGVSAAVAPGIPALCSWRSCIEAIIEAAEQLEVLHPGDVAEFRRKVTKDGDLLVVAHDLIRKMSPRTGDCKPNFFQDCLLEVFDNLEQHIQSPLVLQAILSLMERGAMVLTTNYDNLLEIFGQQRNKPMESLDLKDKTKVLQWARGHIRYGVLHIHGLYTDPCGMVLDLSGYKDVTQDPEVMEVLQNLYRTKSFLFVGCGETLRDQIFQALFLYSVPNKVDLEHYMVVLKENEDHFFKHQADMLLHGIKVVSYGDCFDYFPGYVQDLATQICKQRSPDADRVDSTTLFGNACQDCAKRKLEENGIEVSKKLRQSDTVHLRFLTSRYEDAAVTAPTLLTSPSSSHFPKPTSVYIASVDHHGHGLRGKKPSSLSIDDAGGS, encoded by the exons ATGGATTCCGTGGAAAAGACAACAAACAGAAGTGAACAAAAATCAAG aaagtttttaaaaagcctcaTCCGGAAACAGCCCCAGGAACTGCTCCTGGTCATCGGGACGGGAGTCAGTGCCGCCGTGGCCCCAGGGATCCCCGCCCTGTGCTCGTGGAGGAGCTGCATCGAGGCCATCATCGAGGCCGCGGAGCAGCTCGAGGTGCTGCACCCCGGGGATGTGGCCGAGTTCCGCAGGAAGGTGACCAAGGACGGGGACCTGCTGGTTGTCGCCCATGACCTGATCCGGAAGATGTCCCCT CGCACGGGCGACTGCAAGCCCAACTTCTTCCAGGACTGCCTGCTGGAGGTTTTTGACAACCTGGAGCAGCACATCCAGAGCCCGCTGGTGCTGCAGGCCATCCTCAGCCTGATGGAGAGGGGCGCCATGGTGCTGACCACCAACTACGACAACCTGCTGGAGATCTTCGGGCAGCAGCGCAACAAGCCCATGGAGTCTCTGGATCTGAAGGACAAGACCAAG GTCCTTCAGTGGGCTAGAGGACACATCAGATACGGAGTTCTTCACATTCACGGCTTATACACAGATCCCTGCGGGATGGTGTTGGACCTGTCGGGATATAAAGACGTTACTCAAGACCCAGAAGTCATG GAAGTTCTTCAGAACTTGTACCGCACCAAATCTTTTCTGTTTGTGGGCTGTGGAGAGACCCTTCGTGATCAGATATTCCAGGCCCTCTTCCTTTATTCGGTGCCGAACAAGGTGGATTTGGAGCACTACATGGTTGTGCTCAAGGAGAACGAAGACCATTTCTTTAAGCATCAGGCAGACATGCTTCTGCATGGGATCAAAGTCGTGTCCTACGGGGACTGTTTTGACTATTTTCCGGGGTACGTGCAAGACCTTGCCACTCAGATCTGCAAACAGCGAAGTCCAG ATGCCGATCGAGTGGACAGCACCACGTTGTTCG GTAATGCATGCCAGGACTGTGCAAAGAGGAAGTTAGAAGAAAATGGAATTGAAGTTTCAAAGAAACTCAGACAATCAGATACTG TGCACTTACGTTTTCTGACCTCTCGATATGAAGATGCAGCTGTGACGGCCCCTACCCTTCTCACCTCCCCTTCCTCGTCTCACTTCCCGAAGCCCACCAGTGTTTACATCGCCAGTGTTGATCATCATGGTCACGGACTGAGGGGAAAGAAGCCCTCCAGTTTGTCTATAG ATGATGCTGGAGGGTCTTGA
- the FAM118A gene encoding protein FAM118A isoform X2 translates to MDSVEKTTNRSEQKSSRKFLKSLIRKQPQELLLVIGTGVSAAVAPGIPALCSWRSCIEAIIEAAEQLEVLHPGDVAEFRRKVTKDGDLLVVAHDLIRKMSPRTGDCKPNFFQDCLLEVFDNLEQHIQSPLVLQAILSLMERGAMVLTTNYDNLLEIFGQQRNKPMESLDLKDKTKVLQWARGHIRYGVLHIHGLYTDPCGMVLDLSGYKDVTQDPEVMEVLQNLYRTKSFLFVGCGETLRDQIFQALFLYSVPNKVDLEHYMVVLKENEDHFFKHQADMLLHGIKVVSYGDCFDYFPGYVQDLATQICKQRSPDADRVDSTTLFGNACQDCAKRKLEENGIEVSKKLRQSDTVHLRFLTSRYEDAAVTAPTLLTSPSSSHFPKPTSVYIASVDHHGHGLRGKKPSSLSIDDAGGS, encoded by the exons ATGGATTCCGTGGAAAAGACAACAAACAGAAGTGAACAAAAATCAAG tagaaagtttttaaaaagcctcaTCCGGAAACAGCCCCAGGAACTGCTCCTGGTCATCGGGACGGGAGTCAGTGCCGCCGTGGCCCCAGGGATCCCCGCCCTGTGCTCGTGGAGGAGCTGCATCGAGGCCATCATCGAGGCCGCGGAGCAGCTCGAGGTGCTGCACCCCGGGGATGTGGCCGAGTTCCGCAGGAAGGTGACCAAGGACGGGGACCTGCTGGTTGTCGCCCATGACCTGATCCGGAAGATGTCCCCT CGCACGGGCGACTGCAAGCCCAACTTCTTCCAGGACTGCCTGCTGGAGGTTTTTGACAACCTGGAGCAGCACATCCAGAGCCCGCTGGTGCTGCAGGCCATCCTCAGCCTGATGGAGAGGGGCGCCATGGTGCTGACCACCAACTACGACAACCTGCTGGAGATCTTCGGGCAGCAGCGCAACAAGCCCATGGAGTCTCTGGATCTGAAGGACAAGACCAAG GTCCTTCAGTGGGCTAGAGGACACATCAGATACGGAGTTCTTCACATTCACGGCTTATACACAGATCCCTGCGGGATGGTGTTGGACCTGTCGGGATATAAAGACGTTACTCAAGACCCAGAAGTCATG GAAGTTCTTCAGAACTTGTACCGCACCAAATCTTTTCTGTTTGTGGGCTGTGGAGAGACCCTTCGTGATCAGATATTCCAGGCCCTCTTCCTTTATTCGGTGCCGAACAAGGTGGATTTGGAGCACTACATGGTTGTGCTCAAGGAGAACGAAGACCATTTCTTTAAGCATCAGGCAGACATGCTTCTGCATGGGATCAAAGTCGTGTCCTACGGGGACTGTTTTGACTATTTTCCGGGGTACGTGCAAGACCTTGCCACTCAGATCTGCAAACAGCGAAGTCCAG ATGCCGATCGAGTGGACAGCACCACGTTGTTCG GTAATGCATGCCAGGACTGTGCAAAGAGGAAGTTAGAAGAAAATGGAATTGAAGTTTCAAAGAAACTCAGACAATCAGATACTG TGCACTTACGTTTTCTGACCTCTCGATATGAAGATGCAGCTGTGACGGCCCCTACCCTTCTCACCTCCCCTTCCTCGTCTCACTTCCCGAAGCCCACCAGTGTTTACATCGCCAGTGTTGATCATCATGGTCACGGACTGAGGGGAAAGAAGCCCTCCAGTTTGTCTATAG ATGATGCTGGAGGGTCTTGA
- the FAM118A gene encoding protein FAM118A isoform X5, with product MDSVEKTTNRSEQKSSRKFLKSLIRKQPQELLLVIGTGVSAAVAPGIPALCSWRSCIEAIIEAAEQLEVLHPGDVAEFRRKVTKDGDLLVVAHDLIRKMSPRTGDCKPNFFQDCLLEVFDNLEQHIQSPLVLQAILSLMERGAMVLTTNYDNLLEIFGQQRNKPMESLDLKDKTKVLQWARGHIRYGVLHIHGLYTDPCGMVLDLSGYKDVTQDPEVMEVLQNLYRTKSFLFVGCGETLRDQIFQALFLYSVPNKVDLEHYMVVLKENEDHFFKHQADMLLHGIKVVSYGDCFDYFPGYVQDLATQICKQRSPDADRVDSTTLFGNACQDCAKRKLEENGIEVSKKLRQSDTDDAGGS from the exons ATGGATTCCGTGGAAAAGACAACAAACAGAAGTGAACAAAAATCAAG tagaaagtttttaaaaagcctcaTCCGGAAACAGCCCCAGGAACTGCTCCTGGTCATCGGGACGGGAGTCAGTGCCGCCGTGGCCCCAGGGATCCCCGCCCTGTGCTCGTGGAGGAGCTGCATCGAGGCCATCATCGAGGCCGCGGAGCAGCTCGAGGTGCTGCACCCCGGGGATGTGGCCGAGTTCCGCAGGAAGGTGACCAAGGACGGGGACCTGCTGGTTGTCGCCCATGACCTGATCCGGAAGATGTCCCCT CGCACGGGCGACTGCAAGCCCAACTTCTTCCAGGACTGCCTGCTGGAGGTTTTTGACAACCTGGAGCAGCACATCCAGAGCCCGCTGGTGCTGCAGGCCATCCTCAGCCTGATGGAGAGGGGCGCCATGGTGCTGACCACCAACTACGACAACCTGCTGGAGATCTTCGGGCAGCAGCGCAACAAGCCCATGGAGTCTCTGGATCTGAAGGACAAGACCAAG GTCCTTCAGTGGGCTAGAGGACACATCAGATACGGAGTTCTTCACATTCACGGCTTATACACAGATCCCTGCGGGATGGTGTTGGACCTGTCGGGATATAAAGACGTTACTCAAGACCCAGAAGTCATG GAAGTTCTTCAGAACTTGTACCGCACCAAATCTTTTCTGTTTGTGGGCTGTGGAGAGACCCTTCGTGATCAGATATTCCAGGCCCTCTTCCTTTATTCGGTGCCGAACAAGGTGGATTTGGAGCACTACATGGTTGTGCTCAAGGAGAACGAAGACCATTTCTTTAAGCATCAGGCAGACATGCTTCTGCATGGGATCAAAGTCGTGTCCTACGGGGACTGTTTTGACTATTTTCCGGGGTACGTGCAAGACCTTGCCACTCAGATCTGCAAACAGCGAAGTCCAG ATGCCGATCGAGTGGACAGCACCACGTTGTTCG GTAATGCATGCCAGGACTGTGCAAAGAGGAAGTTAGAAGAAAATGGAATTGAAGTTTCAAAGAAACTCAGACAATCAGATACTG ATGATGCTGGAGGGTCTTGA
- the FAM118A gene encoding protein FAM118A isoform X4, whose amino-acid sequence MDSVEKTTNRSEQKSSRKFLKSLIRKQPQELLLVIGTGVSAAVAPGIPALCSWRSCIEAIIEAAEQLEVLHPGDVAEFRRKVTKDGDLLVVAHDLIRKMSPRTGDCKPNFFQDCLLEVFDNLEQHIQSPLVLQAILSLMERGAMVLTTNYDNLLEIFGQQRNKPMESLDLKDKTKVLQWARGHIRYGVLHIHGLYTDPCGMVLDLSGYKDVTQDPEVMEVLQNLYRTKSFLFVGCGETLRDQIFQALFLYSVPNKVDLEHYMVVLKENEDHFFKHQADMLLHGIKVVSYGDCFDYFPGYVQDLATQICKQRSPDADRVDSTTLFGNACQDCAKRKLEENGIEVSKKLRQSDTGFHSLYFLIL is encoded by the exons ATGGATTCCGTGGAAAAGACAACAAACAGAAGTGAACAAAAATCAAG tagaaagtttttaaaaagcctcaTCCGGAAACAGCCCCAGGAACTGCTCCTGGTCATCGGGACGGGAGTCAGTGCCGCCGTGGCCCCAGGGATCCCCGCCCTGTGCTCGTGGAGGAGCTGCATCGAGGCCATCATCGAGGCCGCGGAGCAGCTCGAGGTGCTGCACCCCGGGGATGTGGCCGAGTTCCGCAGGAAGGTGACCAAGGACGGGGACCTGCTGGTTGTCGCCCATGACCTGATCCGGAAGATGTCCCCT CGCACGGGCGACTGCAAGCCCAACTTCTTCCAGGACTGCCTGCTGGAGGTTTTTGACAACCTGGAGCAGCACATCCAGAGCCCGCTGGTGCTGCAGGCCATCCTCAGCCTGATGGAGAGGGGCGCCATGGTGCTGACCACCAACTACGACAACCTGCTGGAGATCTTCGGGCAGCAGCGCAACAAGCCCATGGAGTCTCTGGATCTGAAGGACAAGACCAAG GTCCTTCAGTGGGCTAGAGGACACATCAGATACGGAGTTCTTCACATTCACGGCTTATACACAGATCCCTGCGGGATGGTGTTGGACCTGTCGGGATATAAAGACGTTACTCAAGACCCAGAAGTCATG GAAGTTCTTCAGAACTTGTACCGCACCAAATCTTTTCTGTTTGTGGGCTGTGGAGAGACCCTTCGTGATCAGATATTCCAGGCCCTCTTCCTTTATTCGGTGCCGAACAAGGTGGATTTGGAGCACTACATGGTTGTGCTCAAGGAGAACGAAGACCATTTCTTTAAGCATCAGGCAGACATGCTTCTGCATGGGATCAAAGTCGTGTCCTACGGGGACTGTTTTGACTATTTTCCGGGGTACGTGCAAGACCTTGCCACTCAGATCTGCAAACAGCGAAGTCCAG ATGCCGATCGAGTGGACAGCACCACGTTGTTCG GTAATGCATGCCAGGACTGTGCAAAGAGGAAGTTAGAAGAAAATGGAATTGAAGTTTCAAAGAAACTCAGACAATCAGATACTG GTTTCCATAGTCTGTACTTTCTCATTCTTTAA
- the FAM118A gene encoding protein FAM118A isoform X7, with protein sequence MDSVEKTTNRSEQKSSRKFLKSLIRKQPQELLLVIGTGVSAAVAPGIPALCSWRSCIEAIIEAAEQLEVLHPGDVAEFRRKVTKDGDLLVVAHDLIRKMSPRTGDCKPNFFQDCLLEVFDNLEQHIQSPLVLQAILSLMERGAMVLTTNYDNLLEIFGQQRNKPMESLDLKDKTKVLQWARGHIRYGVLHIHGLYTDPCGMVLDLSGYKDVTQDPEVMEVLQNLYRTKSFLFVGCGETLRDQIFQALFLYSVPNKVDLEHYMVVLKENEDHFFKHQADMLLHGIKVVSYGDCFDYFPGYVQDLATQICKQRSPDADRVDSTTLFGNACQDCAKRKLEENGIEVSKKLRQSDTVTSN encoded by the exons ATGGATTCCGTGGAAAAGACAACAAACAGAAGTGAACAAAAATCAAG tagaaagtttttaaaaagcctcaTCCGGAAACAGCCCCAGGAACTGCTCCTGGTCATCGGGACGGGAGTCAGTGCCGCCGTGGCCCCAGGGATCCCCGCCCTGTGCTCGTGGAGGAGCTGCATCGAGGCCATCATCGAGGCCGCGGAGCAGCTCGAGGTGCTGCACCCCGGGGATGTGGCCGAGTTCCGCAGGAAGGTGACCAAGGACGGGGACCTGCTGGTTGTCGCCCATGACCTGATCCGGAAGATGTCCCCT CGCACGGGCGACTGCAAGCCCAACTTCTTCCAGGACTGCCTGCTGGAGGTTTTTGACAACCTGGAGCAGCACATCCAGAGCCCGCTGGTGCTGCAGGCCATCCTCAGCCTGATGGAGAGGGGCGCCATGGTGCTGACCACCAACTACGACAACCTGCTGGAGATCTTCGGGCAGCAGCGCAACAAGCCCATGGAGTCTCTGGATCTGAAGGACAAGACCAAG GTCCTTCAGTGGGCTAGAGGACACATCAGATACGGAGTTCTTCACATTCACGGCTTATACACAGATCCCTGCGGGATGGTGTTGGACCTGTCGGGATATAAAGACGTTACTCAAGACCCAGAAGTCATG GAAGTTCTTCAGAACTTGTACCGCACCAAATCTTTTCTGTTTGTGGGCTGTGGAGAGACCCTTCGTGATCAGATATTCCAGGCCCTCTTCCTTTATTCGGTGCCGAACAAGGTGGATTTGGAGCACTACATGGTTGTGCTCAAGGAGAACGAAGACCATTTCTTTAAGCATCAGGCAGACATGCTTCTGCATGGGATCAAAGTCGTGTCCTACGGGGACTGTTTTGACTATTTTCCGGGGTACGTGCAAGACCTTGCCACTCAGATCTGCAAACAGCGAAGTCCAG ATGCCGATCGAGTGGACAGCACCACGTTGTTCG GTAATGCATGCCAGGACTGTGCAAAGAGGAAGTTAGAAGAAAATGGAATTGAAGTTTCAAAGAAACTCAGACAATCAGATACTG
- the FAM118A gene encoding protein FAM118A isoform X1 yields the protein MDSVEKTTNRSEQKSSRKFLKSLIRKQPQELLLVIGTGVSAAVAPGIPALCSWRSCIEAIIEAAEQLEVLHPGDVAEFRRKVTKDGDLLVVAHDLIRKMSPRTGDCKPNFFQDCLLEVFDNLEQHIQSPLVLQAILSLMERGAMVLTTNYDNLLEIFGQQRNKPMESLDLKDKTKVLQWARGHIRYGVLHIHGLYTDPCGMVLDLSGYKDVTQDPEVMEVLQNLYRTKSFLFVGCGETLRDQIFQALFLYSVPNKVDLEHYMVVLKENEDHFFKHQADMLLHGIKVVSYGDCFDYFPGYVQDLATQICKQRSPDADRVDSTTLFGNACQDCAKRKLEENGIEVSKKLRQSDTVTQESRCHCGATSQLTQSVIGHHHVKHTCLSCTRSSLQ from the exons ATGGATTCCGTGGAAAAGACAACAAACAGAAGTGAACAAAAATCAAG tagaaagtttttaaaaagcctcaTCCGGAAACAGCCCCAGGAACTGCTCCTGGTCATCGGGACGGGAGTCAGTGCCGCCGTGGCCCCAGGGATCCCCGCCCTGTGCTCGTGGAGGAGCTGCATCGAGGCCATCATCGAGGCCGCGGAGCAGCTCGAGGTGCTGCACCCCGGGGATGTGGCCGAGTTCCGCAGGAAGGTGACCAAGGACGGGGACCTGCTGGTTGTCGCCCATGACCTGATCCGGAAGATGTCCCCT CGCACGGGCGACTGCAAGCCCAACTTCTTCCAGGACTGCCTGCTGGAGGTTTTTGACAACCTGGAGCAGCACATCCAGAGCCCGCTGGTGCTGCAGGCCATCCTCAGCCTGATGGAGAGGGGCGCCATGGTGCTGACCACCAACTACGACAACCTGCTGGAGATCTTCGGGCAGCAGCGCAACAAGCCCATGGAGTCTCTGGATCTGAAGGACAAGACCAAG GTCCTTCAGTGGGCTAGAGGACACATCAGATACGGAGTTCTTCACATTCACGGCTTATACACAGATCCCTGCGGGATGGTGTTGGACCTGTCGGGATATAAAGACGTTACTCAAGACCCAGAAGTCATG GAAGTTCTTCAGAACTTGTACCGCACCAAATCTTTTCTGTTTGTGGGCTGTGGAGAGACCCTTCGTGATCAGATATTCCAGGCCCTCTTCCTTTATTCGGTGCCGAACAAGGTGGATTTGGAGCACTACATGGTTGTGCTCAAGGAGAACGAAGACCATTTCTTTAAGCATCAGGCAGACATGCTTCTGCATGGGATCAAAGTCGTGTCCTACGGGGACTGTTTTGACTATTTTCCGGGGTACGTGCAAGACCTTGCCACTCAGATCTGCAAACAGCGAAGTCCAG ATGCCGATCGAGTGGACAGCACCACGTTGTTCG GTAATGCATGCCAGGACTGTGCAAAGAGGAAGTTAGAAGAAAATGGAATTGAAGTTTCAAAGAAACTCAGACAATCAGATACTG